In a single window of the Desulfovibrio mangrovi genome:
- the rfbG gene encoding CDP-glucose 4,6-dehydratase, translated as MTVFGDIYAGKKVFVTGHTGFKGSWLTAWLLSLGAEVAGYSVDVPSSPANFEVLGLEKRITHICGDIRDRAALTKAVQDFAPDAIFHLAAQALVRESYREPAYTIEANAMGTLNVMEAVRVTPSVQAVVLITSDKAYRNDEWVWGYRETDHLGGEDPYSASKGCAEIIAHSYIHSFFKNGPRAATTRAGNVIGGGDWATDRIVPDCARAWAKGEPVSIRSPWATRPWQHVLEPLSGYLWLGAKLLEGKEGPFPLDKQAFNFGPAADVNNPVAEVVDALATHWQGFTSEMDRDGCAGMKECTLLKLCCDKALAHLQWHAAMPFEETIRFTAEWYRAFYKEGKDMFAFTMDQIAEYTEKARAQGIAWTK; from the coding sequence ATGACGGTTTTCGGCGATATCTATGCCGGTAAAAAAGTCTTCGTCACCGGCCACACTGGCTTCAAGGGTTCATGGCTTACGGCGTGGCTCTTGTCCCTTGGTGCCGAGGTAGCGGGCTATTCGGTGGATGTTCCTTCCTCCCCCGCCAATTTCGAGGTGCTGGGGCTTGAGAAGCGCATTACCCACATCTGCGGCGACATCCGCGACCGTGCCGCCCTGACAAAGGCGGTGCAGGACTTCGCGCCGGACGCCATCTTCCATCTTGCGGCGCAGGCGCTGGTGCGCGAGTCCTACCGCGAGCCGGCCTACACCATCGAGGCCAACGCCATGGGCACCCTGAACGTGATGGAAGCCGTGCGCGTAACGCCTTCGGTACAGGCCGTGGTGCTCATCACCTCGGACAAGGCCTACCGCAACGACGAGTGGGTATGGGGCTACCGCGAGACCGACCATCTGGGCGGCGAGGACCCGTATTCCGCATCCAAGGGCTGTGCGGAGATCATCGCGCATTCCTACATCCATTCATTTTTCAAGAACGGCCCGCGTGCCGCGACCACCCGCGCAGGCAACGTCATCGGCGGCGGCGACTGGGCAACGGACCGCATCGTGCCGGACTGCGCCCGCGCATGGGCCAAGGGCGAACCCGTTTCCATCCGCAGTCCGTGGGCCACACGCCCGTGGCAGCATGTGCTGGAACCCCTTTCCGGCTATCTGTGGCTGGGTGCGAAGCTGCTTGAAGGCAAGGAAGGTCCCTTCCCGCTGGACAAGCAGGCTTTCAACTTCGGTCCGGCAGCAGACGTGAACAACCCCGTGGCCGAGGTGGTGGATGCCCTTGCAACACACTGGCAGGGCTTTACCAGCGAAATGGACCGCGACGGCTGCGCAGGCATGAAGGAATGCACCCTGCTCAAGCTGTGCTGCGACAAGGCGCTGGCGCACCTGCAGTGGCATGCGGCCATGCCCTTTGAAGAGACCATCCGCTTTACCGCCGAGTGGTACCGCGCCTTCTACAAGGAAGGGAAGGACATGTTCGCCTTCACCATGGACCAAATCGCGGAATACACCGAAAAGGCACGCGCACAGGGCATTGCATGGACGAAGTAA
- the rfbF gene encoding glucose-1-phosphate cytidylyltransferase, whose product MKTIILCGGKGTRMREETEYKPKPMVEIGGRPVMWHIMNRYARFGHKDFVLPLGYKGEYIKQYFWEYKIRNSDFTVDLATGEVKTHNTHRTDWKVTLCDTGEDTLKGARIKQVAKYIDTDRFMVTYGDGVSDIDIDALVEFHKKSGKIGTFTGVRMPSRFGTVKTDDEGNITSWQEKPVLDEYINCGFFVFKREFLDYLDEDPECDLEKEPLMRLAAEGQLSMYPHQGFWQCMDTLRDYQNLNALWNNGNAPWTK is encoded by the coding sequence ATGAAAACCATCATTCTGTGCGGGGGCAAAGGCACCCGCATGCGCGAAGAAACCGAATACAAGCCGAAGCCCATGGTGGAAATCGGCGGCCGCCCCGTCATGTGGCACATCATGAACCGCTATGCCCGTTTCGGGCACAAGGATTTCGTTCTGCCGCTGGGCTACAAGGGCGAATATATCAAGCAGTACTTCTGGGAGTACAAGATCCGCAATTCCGACTTCACGGTGGATCTGGCAACCGGCGAGGTGAAGACGCACAACACTCACCGCACCGACTGGAAGGTGACCCTGTGCGACACCGGCGAAGACACCCTCAAGGGTGCGCGCATCAAGCAGGTGGCCAAATACATCGACACCGACCGCTTCATGGTCACCTACGGTGACGGCGTGTCGGACATCGACATCGACGCCCTTGTGGAGTTCCACAAGAAATCCGGCAAGATCGGCACCTTCACCGGCGTACGCATGCCCTCCCGTTTCGGTACCGTAAAGACCGACGATGAAGGCAACATCACCTCGTGGCAGGAAAAGCCCGTGCTGGACGAGTACATCAACTGCGGCTTCTTCGTGTTCAAACGCGAGTTCCTCGACTATCTGGACGAAGACCCCGAATGCGATCTGGAAAAGGAACCGCTGATGCGCCTCGCCGCGGAAGGCCAGCTTTCCATGTACCCGCATCAGGGCTTCTGGCAGTGCATGGATACCCTGCGCGACTACCAGAACCTGAACGCACTCTGGAACAACGGCAACGCGCCGTGGACCAAGTAG